In Chaetodon trifascialis isolate fChaTrf1 chromosome 8, fChaTrf1.hap1, whole genome shotgun sequence, the DNA window GTTTGCTTGTACTGTAACTCATGATAACTGATTagtttcattattgattaatcctCTGAGCAGGTTTTCAATTAACTGTTCAGGTGATATCAAGCTGCTTCTTTCTTATGACCACAAATCCAAAAACTAAAGATATTCAACTCACAGATTGTGAcgaagacaaagaaaagcagcagatcttCAGCtgtgagaagctggaaccaacaAAAGTTTGACATCtgtgcttgaaaaatgactgaaaggaTTAATCAAAATACTTCAGAACAGTTTCCTGACAATCCACTGGTCCATTACTGAGGTATTACTACATTTGCTTGATCAAAAGTATCTGAACACTCTAAGAGTTTTCTACACAACTAGAGCGACACTTTGTTTCTATACGTTCAACACATTTATTTGAGCAAATGTATCAAATTATTAGTTTCAATTTTAcatcaataaaataaattcttcaCAGTATACACTTTCAAAAAAATCGAAGGTTAACGTCGTATCATTTGGCAAACTAATTCCTAGACAACAGATATTTAGAGAAATTTACACTGGGAGAGGTCTGAATAATTCACGTCTTTGTTATCCACATTGAAAATATGGACAGAttgactcttcctcctcctcctcctcctgccaaaAGTCCAAAATCGAGTCTAAATCATTTGTGTTGATCATCATGAGTAAATACGTCCAGGCTTCACCTTTCTTactcaaaatgttaaagacaaaacaaaatctgtGGGAACAAAACGATTACAGGTGAAACTTCTCAGAGGGGGGGTCTGTTGTCAAAACCAGGGGACGTCATATCCTGTGACACCGCACTAAAGAGAACTGAGGAAAACTATAAATAAGCAAATCAACGACTGAAATTACATAACTTAAAAGACAACAACGATCAGTCTCAGAAGCTCATGTGACCCACTAAAAAGGAGCCTATCATGTCATTAATTTATGGCACTAAATAACAGTAATGTGAAAATCTTCTGCTCATCTTCTGGGAGTCTTCATGGGGCAACACTCCCCTCTACAGGCCAAGCGTGTTCACTGCAGCATTAGTCTACTCTCCATTCACAGCCATGAGGGGACTAGCATTAGTTTACCATAAACTTACATTCAACCCTTGTTgtaagtttaaaaaatgaatcaaaacaaATTTTCAGTAATATAAGACCACATAGGAGTTAATTCaataaatgaagacagaaagtgaaaagCACCAAGTGCGTTGCAATTTATACCTTGTCTGACAgattgtttttaatgtgcagcCACTCAAACTGTCTTtacttcttttccttcctcttgtcctgaaaaagagacaaactATGAAGACATGTGTCACTGTTACAAGTGAAGCTTGTTTCAACACAGCGTGATGGCGGAGATACTCTGCGTACCTTATCGTTCATGGCGAGGATGACCATCAGTTTCCTGAAGATGGTGATGAAGTCAAGGAACAAGTCCACGCAGTGCCTTCAAAAAACAAAGCGCAAGTGTTTCAGTTTATTCAGCCTCTCTGAAATAAAGAGCATCCAGCTGTGACGTTCATCTATTAGCTTGTGGACGACCCCTGAAAGACCTAAACGCATTTGGCCAaatcttttcttattttcaggaaGTGAAGCGTAGCTGGACGCCTGCCTGTGGGATGATGTATTTGTGCAGAGTTTGCTCAGAGAATCAGAGTCCTCACCACACGTAGTCCTTGTCTCCATTCTCTGCTTTCTCAATGATGAGCTGAGTGTCGAACAGGACGAAGCCGCACATGATGAGCAGCCCGAGGTACATGTGTGCCTGCCGGGACAGAAGCACAGGCATCATGACAGTGATGTACGCAGCGCGTCGTGATACACAGCTGATCAATGACGGACGGTACCTTAAACAGCATCACAGATCCAAAGAACATGTTCATCACAGACATCAGGAACAGGAGGGAGAGGCCAGACATCAGCGTGCCTGACAGGGAAACAGGCTCAGTTTAGGGAAACGTGGGTGTACTTCAAcgtattgtgtttgtgttgtgcaaTAACTGAAGACGAATACAGTGGGACAACATTAATAAACTGCCTTCACCTCCAAGGAACAGGTAGCTCCTGCGTTTGGCGTAGAGAGCGCTGAGAGTGAAGCAAATGAAAATCACTGAGGTTCCCATGAAGGCTGTCACAATGATGCTGAGGAGAGACGAAGCAGAACAAACCGTCAGCTTTCAGTGAAG includes these proteins:
- the tegt gene encoding probable Bax inhibitor 1, which codes for MNVFDRNINLDAIFKFSQISHSTQVHLKNVYSSLAVCMFMAAAGSYVHVVTRLFQGGVLSVLGSLGMMFWLAMTPHNSETEKKRLAILAGFAFLTGVGLGPTLDFVIAVNPSIIVTAFMGTSVIFICFTLSALYAKRRSYLFLGGTLMSGLSLLFLMSVMNMFFGSVMLFKAHMYLGLLIMCGFVLFDTQLIIEKAENGDKDYVWHCVDLFLDFITIFRKLMVILAMNDKDKRKEKK